A genomic region of Dioscorea cayenensis subsp. rotundata cultivar TDr96_F1 chromosome 25, TDr96_F1_v2_PseudoChromosome.rev07_lg8_w22 25.fasta, whole genome shotgun sequence contains the following coding sequences:
- the LOC120252981 gene encoding protein MKS1-like: MNFSSSSSSSSSSSSSFSGRPPPHRELQGPRPSPLRLHKDSHKIKKSLADEVLPKQPVIIYMASPKIIHTNPSDFMSLVQRLTGTSSTSILSPATHLALEQPPKHQHHHHHHQQQEQHDSISATTSDHISASETAVSVYPGILSPVPASLPPISPGFFSPSVDPNMLSFLHELSPVFHGNRSYVENTFLINKSQPIHFSYTHHAFSWCLGYFQSVF; this comes from the coding sequence ATGaacttctcctcctcttcctcttcctcttcctcttcctcttcaagCTTCTCCGGCCGGCCACCACCTCACCGGGAACTCCAAGGTCCCCGGCCAAGCCCGCTAAGACTTCACAAGGACTCCCACAAGATCAAAAAGTCACTTGCCGATGAGGTTTTACCAAAACAACCGGTCATCATCTACATGGCATCTCCAAAGATCATTCATACAAATCCAAGTGATTTCATGTCACTAGTTCAAAGACTTACCGGTACTTCCTCCACTTCCATACTCTCTCCTGCAACTCATCTTGCACTTGAGCAACCTCCCaagcatcaacatcatcatcatcatcatcaacaacaagaacaacatgaCAGTATTAGTGCTACTACTAGTGATCATATTTCTGCAAGTGAAACTGCAGTAAGTGTTTATCCAGGAATATTATCTCCAGTTCCAGCATCACTACCACCCATTTCTCCaggatttttttctccttcaGTGGATCCCAACATGCTGAGTTTCTTGCATGAACTCAGTCCTGTGTTTCATGGCAACAGGAGCTATGTGGAGAACACCTTCTTGATCAACAAGTCCCAGCCAATTCATTTCTCTTACACCCACCATGCCTTCTCCTGGTGCTTGGGATATTTTCAATCAGTTTTTTGA
- the LOC120252917 gene encoding uridylate kinase isoform X2, translated as MAISSPSLLVSSHPSSLPLFSRFEPKLIAMPSFPFTSPPPLRLLPIRSSTSQAGPLFQDPNNRTLFPFGDEKHSMPTPSHRWQRVLLKVSGEALAGDHKENIDPKITMAIAREVASVTRLGIEVAIVVGGGNIFRGASWAGCSGLDRSSADYIGMLATVMNAIFLQATMESIGIPTRVQTAFRMSEVAEPYIRRRAVRHLEKGRVVIFAAGTGNPFFTTDTAAALRCAEINAEVVLKATNVDGVYDEDPKINPNARLLDNLSYLDVTTKDLSVMDMTAITLCQENNIPVVVFNINKPGNIAKAIIGERVGTLIGAKENEPLRSEHAVK; from the exons ATGGCCATCTCCTCTCCTTCTCTTCTCGTATCCTCTCAcccttcttctcttcctctcttctctcGCTTCGAACCCAAGCTAATAGCAATGCCTTCCTTTCCCTTTACTTCTCCGCCTCCTCTTCGTCTCCTTCCCATCCGCTCCTCCACCTCCCAAGCTGGCCCTCTCTTTCAAGACCCCAACAATCGGACCTTGTTCCCTTTCGGCGATGAGAAGCACTCCATGCCCACGCCCTCTCACCGATGGCAGCGCGTGCTCCTCAAAGTCAGTGGAGAAGCACTCGCCGGTGACCACAAGGAAAACATCGATCCCAAG ATTACTATGGCCATCGCTAGGGAAGTAGCCTCTGTTACCCGGCTTGGCATTGAG GTTGCTATAGTGGTCGGAGGAGGCAACATCTTTCGCGGAGCTTCTTGGGCGGGGTGTAGTGGCCTTGATCGATCTTCTGCTGATTATATTGG CATGTTGGCAACAGTTATGAATGCGATATTCTTGCAAGCGACGATGGAGAGCATTGGAATCCCTACTCGTGTCCAGACTGCATTTCGCATGTCAGAAGTAGCAGAGCCATACATAAGAAGAAGGGCTGTTAGACATTTGGAGAAAGGAAGAGTTGTGATATTTGCTGCTGGAACTGGCAACCCATTCTTCACCACTGATACCGCTGCTGCTCTTCGTTGTGCCGAAA TTAATGCAGAGGTAGTCCTCAAAGCAACAAATGTTGATGGAGTCTACGACGAAGACCCAAAGATCAACCCAAATGCCCGTCTTCTTGACAATCTAAGCTACCTTGATGTAACCACAAAGGACCTCTCTGTAATGGACATGACTGCGATCACATTGTGCCAAGAAAATAACATTCCTG TTGTTgttttcaatataaataaaccGGGAAACATCGCAAAGGCGATCATTGGTGAAAGGGTTGGCACCTTGATTGGAGCGAAAGAGAATGAACCACTAAGAAGTGAACATGCAGTT AAATGA
- the LOC120252917 gene encoding uridylate kinase isoform X1, translating to MAISSPSLLVSSHPSSLPLFSRFEPKLIAMPSFPFTSPPPLRLLPIRSSTSQAGPLFQDPNNRTLFPFGDEKHSMPTPSHRWQRVLLKVSGEALAGDHKENIDPKITMAIAREVASVTRLGIEVAIVVGGGNIFRGASWAGCSGLDRSSADYIGMLATVMNAIFLQATMESIGIPTRVQTAFRMSEVAEPYIRRRAVRHLEKGRVVIFAAGTGNPFFTTDTAAALRCAEINAEVVLKATNVDGVYDEDPKINPNARLLDNLSYLDVTTKDLSVMDMTAITLCQENNIPVVVFNINKPGNIAKAIIGERVGTLIGAKENEPLRSEHAVVSD from the exons ATGGCCATCTCCTCTCCTTCTCTTCTCGTATCCTCTCAcccttcttctcttcctctcttctctcGCTTCGAACCCAAGCTAATAGCAATGCCTTCCTTTCCCTTTACTTCTCCGCCTCCTCTTCGTCTCCTTCCCATCCGCTCCTCCACCTCCCAAGCTGGCCCTCTCTTTCAAGACCCCAACAATCGGACCTTGTTCCCTTTCGGCGATGAGAAGCACTCCATGCCCACGCCCTCTCACCGATGGCAGCGCGTGCTCCTCAAAGTCAGTGGAGAAGCACTCGCCGGTGACCACAAGGAAAACATCGATCCCAAG ATTACTATGGCCATCGCTAGGGAAGTAGCCTCTGTTACCCGGCTTGGCATTGAG GTTGCTATAGTGGTCGGAGGAGGCAACATCTTTCGCGGAGCTTCTTGGGCGGGGTGTAGTGGCCTTGATCGATCTTCTGCTGATTATATTGG CATGTTGGCAACAGTTATGAATGCGATATTCTTGCAAGCGACGATGGAGAGCATTGGAATCCCTACTCGTGTCCAGACTGCATTTCGCATGTCAGAAGTAGCAGAGCCATACATAAGAAGAAGGGCTGTTAGACATTTGGAGAAAGGAAGAGTTGTGATATTTGCTGCTGGAACTGGCAACCCATTCTTCACCACTGATACCGCTGCTGCTCTTCGTTGTGCCGAAA TTAATGCAGAGGTAGTCCTCAAAGCAACAAATGTTGATGGAGTCTACGACGAAGACCCAAAGATCAACCCAAATGCCCGTCTTCTTGACAATCTAAGCTACCTTGATGTAACCACAAAGGACCTCTCTGTAATGGACATGACTGCGATCACATTGTGCCAAGAAAATAACATTCCTG TTGTTgttttcaatataaataaaccGGGAAACATCGCAAAGGCGATCATTGGTGAAAGGGTTGGCACCTTGATTGGAGCGAAAGAGAATGAACCACTAAGAAGTGAACATGCAGTTGTAAGTGACTGA